Below is a genomic region from Echinicola rosea.
ATACACCTAAATTCCTAGGGTCAAAAAGTCTGGATAGAAAATAACAGGTGAACAATGAAAAAGTGTCAAGGGATCCCAGGACCTGACAGCCCAACATCATCAATAATTCCAACGCAGAAATATCCCAATTCGAGGCAAGATTTTCCCTTTTGAAGGACGATTGGTTATTGGCTTCTTTTTTTTAAAGTAAGTTAGGATTACTAAAACAGGCAAAAAGATCAACTTTCGATTGTCGAACTCTAAAGAAAACAATAAACCAAATTACAATGCTAAAAACTCGAATCAGTTTTTTATGCTTGGCCATCACCATCATCTCCTTCTCGAAGGTGCTGGCCCAGTACCCGGACGTATCTTCCAAAGAGCGGGCAAAAGCAGACTCCATCAAATCAGTGGCCTTAAAGCATTCCGATGAGGCTTGGGAAAAAGCCCGAATAGCCGTTTATCGTGAAGAAATGCAAGGCAAACCTTATATTCCTTGGGCAGCACGACCGACCGATCTTCCCCAAGCAGAAATCCCCGCATTCCCTGGTGCCGAAGGTGGCGGAATGTACAGCTTTGGTGGCCGGGGAGGAAAAGTCATCACCGTCACCAGCTTGGAAGATCATGGCCCCGGCACCCTCCGAGAAGCCTGTGAAACCGGTGGCGCCCGCATCATTGTCTTTAACGTAGCCGGTATCATCCAACTGGAAACACCCCTGATCATCAGGGCACCCTATGTGACCATAGCTGGCCAAACTGCTCCCGGAGATGGGGTCTGTGTGGCTGGAGAAACCGTGTGGGTGGACACTCATGATGTGGTGATCAGACACATGAGGTTCCGTAGAGGAGAAACCTTCGTGGGACGCAGAGATGATGCCATCGGTGGCAACCCCGTTGGGAATATCATGATCGACCACGTTTCTGCCAGTTGGGGACTGGACGAAAATATGTCCATCTACCGCCATATGTACGACCCAGGCGGAGGATATAAAAGAGAAAAACTGCCGACGGTAAACATCACCATCCAAAACAGCATCTTCTCAGAAGACCTGGACACTTATAATCACTCCTTGGGCAGCACCTTGGGAGGCGAGAATTGCTCTTTTATGCGAAACCTATGGGCCAGCAATGCCGGCAGGAATCCCTCCATTGGCTGGAATGGTATCTTTAACTTCGTCAACAACATCGTATTCAACTGGTCCCATCGAACCACAGACGGAGGGGACTACAAGGCCAAATACAATATCATCAACAACTATTATAAACCAGGACCTGTAACCGATCTCAGCAGATCGGTAAGCTATAGAATCCTCAAGCCAGAAGCTGGCAGAAGTGACTTAGACTCTATGGTTTTTGGACGGGCTTTCGTGAAAGGCAACATAGTAGAGGGCAATAATGAAGTCACCGAAGACAACTGGAACGGGGGTGTGCAAATGGAAGGAAAAGACGGTCAGCTAATGACCTTTTCGGAAGCCAAGCATTATTTTCCCCGAATGAAATCCGAAAAGCCTTTCCCCATGCCACACCTGACCATCATGCCTACTGAGGAAGCTGTCCCATTTGTGATGGAAAATGTAGGGGCCACATTTCCTAAAAGAGACCCTGTGGACCAGCGAATCATCAGAACCGTCAAAACCGGAAAGCCCGAATACGTGGAAGGATTGGATCCAGCATCCTTTTACCAATTCGAGCACAGAAGGCTTCCAAGGGACTCTTATAAAAATGGCATTATCACCGATATCAGCCAAGTGGGCGGATATCCAGCATACAAAGGTACTCCGTACCAGGATACCGATAAGGATGGAATGCCTGATGAATGGGAACTTAAATACGGCCTCGATCCTCAGGACGCTACTGATGCCAACGGCGATATCAATGGGGATGGCTATACCAATATCGAAAAATACATCAACGGAATTGACCCTAAACTAAACGTTGATTGGACCAACCTGTCTAATAATGAAGACACGTTGGCCAAAAATGGACTTTCAGTGGATAAATAAAGGTTAATGATTTCATCAAGTCCAAAGGAGCCCGGCAAAACCGGGCTCTTCTTATTTCCCCCCTTACCTTCAACCCGGATTATGCGTTAGGAATCGTAGTGAGAGCTGAAATTGCAAGAAAATCAGTTAGTTTGGAGGCATTAGCGTAGCACCGCTACGGTTATGCCGAAAACTAAAGTGAAACGGCTTATTTTGTCCGCCGCGGCGGATCAGGTCGCAACAGATAGGCTAATGCATATTCCGGGTTCAAAATGGTAGAAACAACCATTTATAAATCCTCGACCACCATTCATTGATCTAAACATCCCCACTACAACCATTTATCACCGAATAAAAACAATTACCAAATTATGTTTTATTTTCATAAGCGAATTATCTAATTTGCCTTATGATCAAATATTTTTGCTCGGGAACTACGACATTGTTTTTTCTCCTATTTTGCTTTTCGGGCCATGCACAAAATTTGGCCAGTGGCCATGCATTGCTTCTTGAAGCTTATAAAGAAAAAATCCCCCATCCGCAGGAAACTGCCACCGGTGGGCAATATGAGGTGGGGAGTTTGTTTTATGTGGATGGGACACCCTTTCTTGAATCCTCCGAATTTACCAAAGGACAGGTTACCATTAACGGGGAGGAATTTGACCAAGTCCTGCTAAACTTTGATGTGGTCAGGGATCAGCTGATCACCTATCACCCCAGAAATTACCAACAAATCATTTTGGATTATCGAAAGGTGCAGGCCTTTCAGCTCCAAAATGGAAGGAAATTTATCCAAGTCGAAGAAAACCCTGGATACTCATGGCACTTTAACGGGTATTATGAAGTCCTCTGGGATGATAAAATCACCATTTTATCCAAACACTATAAGGAAGAAGAAATCAAAAAAGACCACGGTTCCTCGGACAAATCCTTCGAATTCGAAATCCATGAAGATTTCTTCGTCATGACCTCACAGGGATTTCACCGGATCAACCGTAAGAAGGATATTGAAACGTACATGGGCATACCCAAAAAACAGGTCAAACAACTCTTGAAAAAAGAAGGATTAAGGTTTAAAAAACAACTGAGGGAAGTACTGGTGGTCCTTGGTGCATTTTATTCCTCCGAAAAAACCAACTACTAGCCTATGAAAAACCATCTACTACGGTTACTTTTTTGCGGTGTTCTTGTCATCTTGGCACAACACACCTTGGCTCAAGACCAACAAAAAGAAACCATTTCGGGATTGTTTCCCGGGGTTCGCTTCTCACAGTTTGTCAATGTGGTAGAAAACAAGACAAGTTACCGCTTCTTTTACAGGGATATTGATGTGGACACCCTTTCGGTAAACATCAGTGCCAAGGAAAACGAGCTGGAAGATGTCTTGGACCTGATCTTCGAAAAGACAGCACTGCATTACTCCATTGATGCCCAGCAACGGGTTTTCATTCATAAAACGGAGCATTTCCACACTGCATTATCCAAAAACTTCTTCGACCCGGAGGAGTCTCCCGACAGCCTTGTCAACACACAGGACGAACGCTACTTGGACAGGGCCTACACGGGCAATAAACTATGGACCATCGGAGAGGAAGATGATCAGGGACATCGCGACTTGGCCACACTCACGGGAAGGATCTTTAGCTTAAAGAACGGTGAACCGATCATCGGAGCCGTGGTGTTTGAAAAAGAAAATTACACCAGGGCGGTAACGGATGAAAATGGTCGTTTCAGTATCACCTTGCCCAAAGGAAGGCATACCCTCCATGTGCAGCACTTGGGCCAGTATCAAGAACAGCGTCAAGTGGAACTATTGGGCGATGGAAGCTTGATAATGCAAATCGACGAAAGTATCGTTTCGCTGGATGAAGTCATCGTTAGCTCTGATCGATTATCCAATATCAACCGTACAGAAATGGGGGTGGAAACGATGTCCATTGCCTCCATGAAGAGGCTTCCTTCTGTCATGGGTGAAGTGGATGTCATCAAGAGTATCCTTACCCTACCGGGTGTAAAAACCGTCGGTGAATCCAGCGTAGGCTTCAATGTCCGAGGCGGTGCTGCTGACCAAAACTTGATCCTCCTGAACAACTCCACGGTCTATAACCCCTCCCACCTGTTTGGGTTTTTCTCCTCTTTTAATGGTGACATGGTAGAAGAAGTAGAGCTTCATAAAGCCGGCATGCCTGCCCAATATGGTGGCAGGTTGTCTTCTGTGCTGGATGTAAAAGGCAATTACGGTAACCGGGAAAAATTCCACGGAAAAGGAGGCATCGGTTTGCTTACCAGCAGGCTGACTTTTGATGGCCCCATAGGTGAGAAAACCACCTTCTTGGTCAGCGGAAGAGCTACCTACAGTGACTGGCTACTCAATCTCGTCAATGAAAAGTCTGACCTGAATGCAGCAGGAGCATCGTTTTATGACCTTAACCTAAATCTCAAGCATTATTTTAACGACAAAAACGAACTGAGCTTCTCTTCCTATTGGAGCCATGATGACTTTAACTTCGTCGCGGACACTGTCTTCAATTACAGCAATCGAAACGCCAACCTTAACTGGAAGCATTATTATAATGACCGTCTCGAAAGTGAAATCATCCTCGGGATTGACCAATACCAATTTGGCATCGAAGGATTTGAAAATCCCTTGAACGCCTATGATTTTGATTTTGACATTACCCAATATAATCTCAAAGCACATTTCACGTACGAGCATGATGACCGCCACACCTTTCATTTCGGAATGGACAATATCTATTACGACATGAACCCTGGCAATATGGTTCCTTCAAATGAAGCGTCTATCATCATCCCAGAAACCGTAAACAGGGAAAAAGCCTTGGAAACTGCTTTTTATCTTGGGGATCGCTATGAGATAAATGATAAGCTTACGGCTGATTATGGTGTTCGGTATGTCATTTACAATTTCCTGGGACCTAACCAACTGTACACTTATGCCGATGGGCTGCCCAAAAGTGAAGCGACGGTCACAGGAGAAGAATTCTATGCAAACAATGAAGTGATCAGCACCTATTCGGCTCCCGAAATTAGGGTGTCCGGACGGTACATCATTGACAATTTCACTTCTATCAAAGCTGGGTTCCATACGACCCGGCAATACATCCACTTGCTTTCAAACACCTCATCCGTAACGCCTACTGATACTTGGAAGCTAAGCGATCCCTATATCAGTCCCCAACAGGGCAATCAAATTTCCCTAGGCTTCTATAAGGACCTTTTACTGAAAGAAGACAAACTGGAAGCATCCGTAGAAGTGTATTATCGGGGGCTCAAAAACCTCATTGATTACCGAAGTGGTGCACAATTGCTCCTGAATAATGATATAGAACAAGACGTGCTCAACACTGACGGACGAGCCTATGGGCTGGAGTTTCAAGTGAAAAAATCCACCGGCAAGCTAAGCGGATGGCTGAGCTATACCTACTCCAGATCAGAGCTGCAAACTTCAGATAAGGAGCCGGCTGAAAAAGTCAATGGCGGCAGTTGGTATCCTAGCAATTTTGACCAGCCCCATTCCGTGATTTTAGCAATGAATTATGAACTCTCCAAACGTGCCAATGTTTCGCTAAACACCAACTACAGCACAGGCCGCCCGATCACGCTTCCTGTTTCAAAATTCTATTATAATGGGGCTGAACAAGTTTACTTCTCCGACAGAAATGCCTACAGGATTCCTGATTATTTCAGAATTGACCTGTCCATGAACTTGGAAGGCAACCACAAAGTGGACAAGCCGGCCCATGCTTCTTGGTCGCTGGGCGTGTATAACCTACTTGGAAGAAGTAACCCCTACTCGGTTTATTACACACCTGTAAATGGTAACCTCAGAGGCTATCAGCTGTCGATATATGCGCAGCCCATTCCCTATATTACCTACAATTTCAAATTCTAATTGGACATGAAGATAAACCAACTCCTATACCCGTTCATCATTTCCATGCTGCTACTGGTCAGTTGTCGGGAGCCCTATGACCCAGAGATCAACCAAGAAGATTTGGGAATTTTGGTAGTGGAAGGCCATATCGAGACAGGTGGAAAGGCCACCATGATCCAACTCAGCACCACCGGGTCGCTGAACGATCAACGCTCGCCATTCATGGCCATATCCAATGCGGTGGTAACTATCGAAAGCCAGTCGGGAGCGACGTACCCCCTTCCGGCTATAGCAGACGGCCAGTATTCCGCAACATACACTCTTCCGAACGACGATCTATACAGGCTGAACATCGAAATTTCTGACCAAGGACTTTACCAAAGTGAATGGCTGACACCGCTGATCACGCCAACCATCGAAGATATCGGGGTAAAGCGTAAGGACGAGAACGAACGTGCTGACGTGGAATTATATGTTTCCACCCATGGTGAGGAGGACACTAGATTCTTTACTTGGCAATACGAAGAAACGTGGATTTTCAATCCTGCGTTGCTGACTTTTTTGAAATTCGACCCTGAGCTGGATTCCGTGGTATATCGGGACCTAAGGACCGAACGGATTGACAGATGCTGGCGAACAGAGGTTTCCAACACCATCAATATCGCTTCATCTGCCCAGTATCAGGACGATTACATTTATGAAAAAGTCATCCAAACAATGCCCTTCGGATCAGAGAAATTCACTCAGCGATATTCTATCCTCGTTCACCAAACAGCCATTCCCAAAGAGGCATTCACCTTTTATGAGACCCTTGAAAAAAACACCAATGACATGGGCGATATCTTCAGCCCATTACCTTCCAACCTCAACACCAACATCCACTTTCAAGGCAATGGTGACTACAAGGCCATTGGTATGGTCACCGCTGGTGCATCCGCTTCCAAAAGGGTGTTCTTTGACCGATTGGATATAGGACACTGGATCGTATCCAATCCTTTCTATGCTGGCTGTGCATTGAACTACGATACCGTAAGCGTGGCGGAGGCCCCTCAAATTTTCTCCAGTGGCCGGGAAATCCCTGTCGTAATCATCGAAGGGGCAGTAGGCGGTGTGGCTGGTTACCGTGGCGGAAGCAGAAGATGCACCGACTGCACGCTGAGAGGCTCCAATACTCAACCTGACTTCTGGGAAAACTAAATCGATGATGAGATTAACTTTACTGCTTTTATTCGCAATATTAAGCACCAATTTATGGGCTCGACAAACCCAGCAAAATCACGTCCCACGGGAAGTTGTCCATGTCCATAGTGCCCAATCCATCGCCGTGGCTGGCGAACGGATTCCCTTATCCATCAGGATTACCATGGATCAAGCGCCTTCCTCCTCTAATTTTGCGTATGCGGACTTGATCAGTCGAAACGGAAAACGCTTTGGAGGAGCAGTAATCCCCTTGGATAAAGGAAAAGCAAATGCCTACCTTACGATCCCGGAAAACACACCTTCTGATCACTATCTTCTGAGGGTTTATTCGCGCTATGCCGCTTCCATAAATGATGCTTCCCAGTATCATCAAGAACTGATCTCGGTCATCAATCCAGCAATCCCTCCCGCACCTAAAAATACAGAAAAATCGTTTGGGGGGAAATGGGACGGTAGTACCGCAACCAACAGCATTGCCATCCAACCTGAAAGTACACGACTTACACTGGGCGAACGGTCAAGTCTCACCGTATCAGCCAGTCCAAACAGTCATGTTTCCATTTCCATTAGCAGAAAAAACCCTTTTCTCGATGACCAGCGGTTTGCCCCGGCGTTAGCTGGGACGGATACAGGAGCCAATACCGCCGACCTTTTACCGGAATTGCGAGGCCATATCATCAAAGGCACTCTGACAGAAAAAAAAGCAGACACCACCCAGCTGTATTTCCTTTCTGCCCATGGTGACCAATCGGCACTATACCTGGGCACGGCCAATAAGAAAGGGGAAATTTACTTTGACCTGGGGGCGCTGAAACATTACGAATTTCTTCTCCTCCAGTCGGACCAGGACTCGGTTCCTTTCGGCCTGAACTTGCAATTACCTTTTGCTGAAGCACCTTCTTCAGAAACCTTGAATTTCCCCCCCTTGGAGATCAATGAGAAAGACAAGGCAATTTTGGATAATTTAGTATTAAGTGCCAGCACGACCACATACTTCCTCAAACCAACTCAAAAAAAACAAGTGCCAATAGTCACTGGATACGCCCCTGACCGCGGCTACAACCTGGACGATTATAACCGATTTGAGGATTTGGCCACCACTCTCAAAGAATATATCCCCACGGTCTTGGTTCGCAAAAACAAAAAGAAATTCTTCTTTAAACTGACTAATATCCCCGAGCGGTCCGTGTTTGATGGTAATCCGCTGATCCTTGTGGACGGCATGCCCGTCTTCAACAGTCACAAGCTTGCACAGTTTAGCCCTGAAAATATCAAAAGGGCAGAAATCATCAATCGCCAGTTCTATATTCTCAGCTATGGCTTTGATGGTATTCTCAGTTTCACCTCCTACGAAAATGATTTTGGGGGCTATCCCATTCCAGAACACGCCCTATACCTGGAATACCCCCAGATCCAACAACCCGTGGATTGGCAGTTTACACCTGAGAAAAAGGACGAACATTTTCCCGACTTTAGATCCATACTGCTCTGGAAAGACAATGTCCAACTGGACAAGGAAGGAAAAATCGCCCTCCCATTTTCAGCTTCCCAAATTCCCGGAACCTATGAAATCAAGGTCAGCCTAATCACTCCCGATGGACGACAGGTATGGACAACGAGGGAGTTGGAAGTGGAAGATGGTATTTAGTATTTGGTATCAAATTAAACGAATGAAGTGGGGCTTTACGACGCCCTCAGTGACTGCTTCCAGCGATCTACATCTTCTACCTTCAAACCTTCAACTCCCCCCTTTCCCTTTCCAACGGTCAAAAACCTGCTGCCCAATCATCACCACGGGGATCTCCGGCTCCTTCCAATTGGCCATCTGCCCCGACCAAAATCGCATCCACGCGGCCTATACTGCCCCGATCTTTGATTTGGTGCCCCATTTTCTCAAGGGCTTTCTTGGTCGTAGGATCCAAGGCATCTCTTTCAGGGAAAATAAAATTGGGTTTCCACTGGTGGTGTACCCTACCGGCAGACACCGCATCGGTCATGTTCATCTCATGATCCAGCACATTTAAGACCACTTGATATACGGAGGTAATGATCGTGCTTCCACCGGGAGTTCCTACGACCATTTTGAGTTTTCCATCTTTTTCCACTATGGTGGGGGTCATGGCGCTAAGCATGCGTTTTTCAGGTTGGATAGCATTGGCTTTGCCACCGAGAAGCCCATAGACATTTGGCACACCCGGCTTACTGCTGAAATCATCCATTTCGTTATTCATTAAAAAACCGGCACCGGAAACGAAGACCTTCGAGCCATAACCCGAATTGATGGTGGTCGTCACGGAAACGGCATGGCCATTGGCATCCACAATCGAATAGTGGGTGGTTTCTTCACTTTCTTGGTAGTCCAGCTTCATGGCGAGTACCTCTTCACTATCCGTGGCTTTGGTAGGATTGATCTGCTTTACACGACTGGTAATATAGCGATCATCCAGCAGTTCCTCTTTTGGCACATCCCAAAAATCGGCATCTCCAAGGTGCTTGGCCCGATCGGCATAAACCCTCCGCTCCATCTCTGTCATCAGGTGAATGGTCTCAGGGCTGTGAAAGCCCAGATCGCCCATGGAGAAATGCTCCGACATTTTCAACAGCTGCATCAACGCTATCCCTCCACTGCTGGGAGGTCCCATGCTGTAAATGGTCGCGCCGCGATACTTACCGGTGACCGGTTCGCGCCATTTCGCTTGGTATTTGGCCATATCCTCCAGTTCGATGATGCCATTTCCAGCCTTCATCTCAGCCACCAACAATTCGGCCGTTTTTCCCTTATAAAACCCATCGCGTCCTGACTTCTGGATGCGTTTGATGGTGGCCGCCAGGTCTTTTTGGACCAGCAGCTCCCCTTCTTCCCATTCTCCGTCAAGCTTTACCAAGGGAATGACTGTGCTGTCACGGTTGTGCTCAATGAAGGTTTTTCGGTAGCGATTATAGTTATTGGCTTGCTTGGCGGTGATGGGGAAGCCACCGCGCGCCAACTTGTAAGCAGGCTGTAGCAATGTTTTCAGCGGTAAAGAACCGTATTTTGCATGGGCAGTGAGCATACCGTCCACTGATCCGGGCACACCCGAGGCCATGGGGCCTGCCAAGCTTAGCCCGTCGATGATATCACCGTTTTCGTCTTGGTACATTTCCTCGTAAGCGGCCATGGGCGCTTTCTCGCGAAAATCAAGTGACACGACTTCCCCGCTTGGCTGACGGTACATCATAAATCCGCCACCTCCAAGGTTCCCAGCAGCAGGATAGACCACGGCAAGGGCAAAATGTACCGCCACCATCGCGTCAACGGCATTTCCGCCTTTCTCCAACACTTCTATGCCCACTCTGGTGGCCTCCGGATGGGCAGATACCACCATGGCCTTGTTGCCATAAACGGTCTTGCCTTCTTGGTATTCCTTTTTGCCTATTCTGGCACAACCGGAAATGTAGGCCATGGCCACAAATAGGGCGATAAATCGAATGTATCTAAGCTTTCCAGATACGGGGTGTATCAATGTGAATTTCATAATGGGATATGCAATAATATTTTTAAGTGGATCCAATTTACTAATAAAGTCAATCAACGACTGTCCTACCTCCGCAAAAAGCACAAGATATCTGAATATTTAGATTTATTTATGACCACTGGTCAAAGATTCGCTAAAAACAGGGCTCACCACCAACTTTTGGTCAAAAAATACTCCATTTTGGGTATTTTTTCGGAAAATGAAAAGCTTTAATTTGAGGGTGAATAAAAAGAAAAGAATAATCAATAAAAAAGGCGAGTTGCCCCGCCTTAAATGTTTTCACAACGGAATAATCCTTATTGTGAATTGCTTTCAGAACAAGCAATTTACGAATTGAACCAGAATAACCAAACTACTCCTTATGAAAATTAAAAAAAAAGAATTTTTAAAGATGATTGGGATCAGCAGCTCCCAGCTAATGCTTCCGCCTTTTGGCCAAACAAGGTCCACACCTCTCCCCCGCCCACCGGCACCACCGATAATCCTAAAGGACGACTACATTCGCGGATGACATTTAGAGAGAAAAATTAATTTATATTATTAAAGTAAGATAGAATGAAAAGAATATTAGGACTCGACTTAGGAACAAATAGTATTGGATGGGCGCTGATCCAGCACGATTTCGAAAATAAAGATGGTGTCATCCAAGACATAGGCAGTCGGATTATCCCCATGGGACAGGATCTTCTTGGGAAATTTGATGCTGGCCAGTCTATTTCACAAACAGCAGAAAGGACAGGTTATAGAGGCATCAGAAGACTGTATCAGCGAGATCATTTACGTAGAGATCGACTACACCGCGTGCTGAATATTTTGGGTTTCCTTCCACAGCATTACGCAGATGCCATTGACTTCGAAAGGAAACTAGGACAATTCAAACCGGGGAATGAAGAAAAACTAAA
It encodes:
- a CDS encoding TonB-dependent receptor, whose amino-acid sequence is MKNHLLRLLFCGVLVILAQHTLAQDQQKETISGLFPGVRFSQFVNVVENKTSYRFFYRDIDVDTLSVNISAKENELEDVLDLIFEKTALHYSIDAQQRVFIHKTEHFHTALSKNFFDPEESPDSLVNTQDERYLDRAYTGNKLWTIGEEDDQGHRDLATLTGRIFSLKNGEPIIGAVVFEKENYTRAVTDENGRFSITLPKGRHTLHVQHLGQYQEQRQVELLGDGSLIMQIDESIVSLDEVIVSSDRLSNINRTEMGVETMSIASMKRLPSVMGEVDVIKSILTLPGVKTVGESSVGFNVRGGAADQNLILLNNSTVYNPSHLFGFFSSFNGDMVEEVELHKAGMPAQYGGRLSSVLDVKGNYGNREKFHGKGGIGLLTSRLTFDGPIGEKTTFLVSGRATYSDWLLNLVNEKSDLNAAGASFYDLNLNLKHYFNDKNELSFSSYWSHDDFNFVADTVFNYSNRNANLNWKHYYNDRLESEIILGIDQYQFGIEGFENPLNAYDFDFDITQYNLKAHFTYEHDDRHTFHFGMDNIYYDMNPGNMVPSNEASIIIPETVNREKALETAFYLGDRYEINDKLTADYGVRYVIYNFLGPNQLYTYADGLPKSEATVTGEEFYANNEVISTYSAPEIRVSGRYIIDNFTSIKAGFHTTRQYIHLLSNTSSVTPTDTWKLSDPYISPQQGNQISLGFYKDLLLKEDKLEASVEVYYRGLKNLIDYRSGAQLLLNNDIEQDVLNTDGRAYGLEFQVKKSTGKLSGWLSYTYSRSELQTSDKEPAEKVNGGSWYPSNFDQPHSVILAMNYELSKRANVSLNTNYSTGRPITLPVSKFYYNGAEQVYFSDRNAYRIPDYFRIDLSMNLEGNHKVDKPAHASWSLGVYNLLGRSNPYSVYYTPVNGNLRGYQLSIYAQPIPYITYNFKF
- the ggt gene encoding gamma-glutamyltransferase, translating into MKFTLIHPVSGKLRYIRFIALFVAMAYISGCARIGKKEYQEGKTVYGNKAMVVSAHPEATRVGIEVLEKGGNAVDAMVAVHFALAVVYPAAGNLGGGGFMMYRQPSGEVVSLDFREKAPMAAYEEMYQDENGDIIDGLSLAGPMASGVPGSVDGMLTAHAKYGSLPLKTLLQPAYKLARGGFPITAKQANNYNRYRKTFIEHNRDSTVIPLVKLDGEWEEGELLVQKDLAATIKRIQKSGRDGFYKGKTAELLVAEMKAGNGIIELEDMAKYQAKWREPVTGKYRGATIYSMGPPSSGGIALMQLLKMSEHFSMGDLGFHSPETIHLMTEMERRVYADRAKHLGDADFWDVPKEELLDDRYITSRVKQINPTKATDSEEVLAMKLDYQESEETTHYSIVDANGHAVSVTTTINSGYGSKVFVSGAGFLMNNEMDDFSSKPGVPNVYGLLGGKANAIQPEKRMLSAMTPTIVEKDGKLKMVVGTPGGSTIITSVYQVVLNVLDHEMNMTDAVSAGRVHHQWKPNFIFPERDALDPTTKKALEKMGHQIKDRGSIGRVDAILVGADGQLEGAGDPRGDDWAAGF
- a CDS encoding DUF4249 domain-containing protein, whose protein sequence is MKINQLLYPFIISMLLLVSCREPYDPEINQEDLGILVVEGHIETGGKATMIQLSTTGSLNDQRSPFMAISNAVVTIESQSGATYPLPAIADGQYSATYTLPNDDLYRLNIEISDQGLYQSEWLTPLITPTIEDIGVKRKDENERADVELYVSTHGEEDTRFFTWQYEETWIFNPALLTFLKFDPELDSVVYRDLRTERIDRCWRTEVSNTINIASSAQYQDDYIYEKVIQTMPFGSEKFTQRYSILVHQTAIPKEAFTFYETLEKNTNDMGDIFSPLPSNLNTNIHFQGNGDYKAIGMVTAGASASKRVFFDRLDIGHWIVSNPFYAGCALNYDTVSVAEAPQIFSSGREIPVVIIEGAVGGVAGYRGGSRRCTDCTLRGSNTQPDFWEN
- a CDS encoding pectate lyase family protein, translating into MLKTRISFLCLAITIISFSKVLAQYPDVSSKERAKADSIKSVALKHSDEAWEKARIAVYREEMQGKPYIPWAARPTDLPQAEIPAFPGAEGGGMYSFGGRGGKVITVTSLEDHGPGTLREACETGGARIIVFNVAGIIQLETPLIIRAPYVTIAGQTAPGDGVCVAGETVWVDTHDVVIRHMRFRRGETFVGRRDDAIGGNPVGNIMIDHVSASWGLDENMSIYRHMYDPGGGYKREKLPTVNITIQNSIFSEDLDTYNHSLGSTLGGENCSFMRNLWASNAGRNPSIGWNGIFNFVNNIVFNWSHRTTDGGDYKAKYNIINNYYKPGPVTDLSRSVSYRILKPEAGRSDLDSMVFGRAFVKGNIVEGNNEVTEDNWNGGVQMEGKDGQLMTFSEAKHYFPRMKSEKPFPMPHLTIMPTEEAVPFVMENVGATFPKRDPVDQRIIRTVKTGKPEYVEGLDPASFYQFEHRRLPRDSYKNGIITDISQVGGYPAYKGTPYQDTDKDGMPDEWELKYGLDPQDATDANGDINGDGYTNIEKYINGIDPKLNVDWTNLSNNEDTLAKNGLSVDK